The Colius striatus isolate bColStr4 chromosome 23, bColStr4.1.hap1, whole genome shotgun sequence genome segment CAGGGTTTTTTGCCTGTAAGCAGAATAGCCAAGATAAAAAGGCAAGCTTCTTGCCAAAGTACCCTCTAAAAATGAGATTATTTTAAAGATCAAAATGGTCAGAACAAATGTCAGTCTCAGCCTAAAGACAGCAGGAGGACTGTGATATTTGTATCTACTTAGCAGATAATCAGAGAGTGGTGGATGTTGGCAGGGAGCTCCagcgatcatctagtcctatgCCAGAGCtcaaagcaggtccagctaAAGCAAGTTGATCCAGACACATCcagtctccagggatggagagagCACAACCTTTCTGTGCAACTTGTTCTCCTGCCCAGTAAAAAGAAGCCCTGTGATTCCACAGGTGTGTTTGTTACACAGAGTTACCTGTGTAATACTTACTTGTGATAAATTCAATCTAGGTACTGCACAGTGACCTTGCTCTGCTCTTGTGTATTGCCAGGAGTCAAGATAAATCTTTCTGTGTAGAGGGAGCTTTAAACCACATTTTCACACGGAGCATGCCACTTCCATATTCCAAACCCATGACCTGTGAGATAGAACTGGAAAGCcaaaaagtttcttttcaagtaCCACAAGTACTTGTGGATAAAATTAATAGGTAAGTTTTATAATTAGTTTCTTTTTGGCAGTAACACTGTTCTCAGTGGGAATGCCCAACACAGGTGTCTGTTGAGATGGAATTTTCCCTCCTTCATATTATGATCACAGGAAGGCTTTTCAAGGAAATCTGTTCAGTGGTGCCCATAATTTgcacttttatttttcacaggGGTTTCCTAGAACAACCTTCAAGTCATCCAATACGGACAGTAAAGGAGAAGCTgactgcagagctcagccaagCCTTTGCATTACAAAACATTGACTGCTGCCATTCTCTCCTTCACCGAGATCACCTTGATGGTGTTTGTAACTCAAATATTTTTTGGGTCGTTCTGAGCCCAGAGGAGAATCCAAGCACCGAGGAAAGGTCTAAAGAACTGGCAAATGCAgttgtgttttcctgtgttgatttctgcagggacacagaaAAGGATGGCTGGCTGAACGTACAAGAGGGATGCCACTTTTCAAAACAGTACTGTCTTAGACCTTCCCTTCTGCCTTATGCTCAGGCAATGATACACAGAGGAGCCTTTCTCCCAGGGACACTTTATGTCCTTTCTGGCCCAGTTTTCAGGAAGTGTCTAATCACTCCTCACTCTATGCCTGTTTTTCATGAGATGGTTCTTGCATATGCAGTTAACAGGGGTACAGAGAGCAGCTATATCCAGGTGTTGGTGAATAACATTAAAACCAGCATACattctcttcttcagactgtTTCCACCTTGAAGCTGAATATCAGTCTGCAGGAAGCAACGAGCTTTGAAACAACTGAGCTAAATGACTTTGCTGCTTTTGAATCTCAGCTTAGTAAAATCCAGTACCTCATCTGGATGGAGATGGATGCTTCACAGGCCTGTGAGAAGGGCTCCTGTGTAGGCA includes the following:
- the FDXACB1 gene encoding ferredoxin-fold anticodon-binding domain-containing protein 1 isoform X3, with the translated sequence MFSVDCAKLKDYFVPEKREFDGIYFNFPHCGRKAGVVRNRELLAHFFRSSAEVLTEEGEIHVALCNGQGGTPADQPRREWHNSWQIVAVAAGAGFILSDVHPFKAETIHGYKCTGYRSQDKSFCVEGALNHIFTRSMPLPYSKPMTCEIELESQKVSFQVPQVLVDKINRGFLEQPSSHPIRTVKEKLTAELSQAFALQNIDCCHSLLHRDHLDGVCNSNIFWVVLSPEENPSTEERSKELANAVVFSCVDFCRDTEKDGWLNVQEGCHFSKQYCLRPSLLPYAQAMIHRGAFLPGTLYVLSGPVFRKCLITPHSMPVFHEMVLAYAVNRGTESSYIQVLVNNIKTSIHSLLQTVSTLKLNISLQEATSFETTELNDFAAFESQLSKIQYLIWMEMDASQACEKGSCVGIIRTHHYELVSGELTVVFVSLNLDLLAMLICGISDWRMLWTSDTRFLRQFPRGKLRLFKSFSLYPPSYVHDVSFWLPDGEQFEEVAFHTIARQVSGEMVVSIQLIDSFQQAETGRKSLCYRLTFQSCDKALSCKEVAEMQLLFRKEINQLLHVTLR